The following are encoded together in the Labeo rohita strain BAU-BD-2019 chromosome 17, IGBB_LRoh.1.0, whole genome shotgun sequence genome:
- the zgc:65997 gene encoding C-factor: protein MTAVALVQGASRGLGFEFCRYLLLNKSPAAVIATCRNPDAAQHLTALRAQHADRMTVLKLDVNREDDIKRAAESVKAAFGKVDLIINSSAMLHPSGKGETSLRDVSAQGIISTLTTNTVGPLVMAKYFAPLLQKGTGAFGQQSPEKEKQHSGIIVNMTARVGSIGDNDLGGWYSYRMSKAALNMATRNLSIELGRGRSKIVCVSLHPGTVDTDLSRPYHRNVPKDKLFSPEYSVQCLMNIIDTLNIDKTGKAYAWDSTEIPW, encoded by the exons ATGACTGCTGTGGCACTCGTGCAGGGCGCGAGTAGAGGTCTGGGTTTTGAGTTCTGCAGATATctgcttttaaacaaatctCCAGCAGCTGTGATCGCAACATGCAGAAACCCGGACGCCGCACAACATCTGACAGCCCTGAGAGCGCAGCACGCGGACAGGATGACTGTACTAAAACTAGATGTCAACAGGGAAGATGACATCAAGAGAGCGGCTGAGAGTGTCAAAGCTGCCTTTGGGAAAGTGGATCTAATCATTAATTCTTCAGCTATGCTTCATCCGTCCGGTAAAGGAGAAACAAGTTTACGAGATGTGTCTGCTCAG gGAATAATTTCTACTTTGACTACTAATACAGTGGGTCCACTGGTGATGGCCAAGTATTTTGCCCCCCTGCTTCAGAAGGGAACAGGGGCGTTTGGTCAACAGTCCccagagaaagagaaacagcACAGTGGCATCATAGTAAACATGACTGCTAGAGTGGGATCTATAGGAGACAATG ATCTTGGAGGTTGGTATAGCTATAGGATGTCTAAAGCTGCCTTAAACATGGCCACCAGAAACCTGTCCATTGAGCTGGGACGAGGGCGCTCTAAAATTGTGTGCGTATCCCTGCATCCTGGAACTGTGGATACAGATTTGTCTCGGCCCTACCATCGAAATGTACCCAAGGACAAGCTGTTCAGCCCAGAGTACTCAGTCCAATGCCTTATGAACATTATAGACACTCTAAACATAGACAAAACAGGTAAAGCCTATGCATGGGACAGTACTGAAATACCATGGTAA